One Neomonachus schauinslandi chromosome 9, ASM220157v2, whole genome shotgun sequence DNA segment encodes these proteins:
- the LOC110572205 gene encoding zinc finger and SCAN domain-containing protein 29-like has protein sequence METDKSNTKVSAIKDEFLEPREDTVLKLVLGRWEQEETPQSADLQRPREEESARDSAAGGGRVQPGPLPIARKAKTWEVLEWQGLEDEKVAGVHRDYEETKIFLGILSESWIREKLRTCHRNRQVYRLVAKRLRERGFPRTLEQCRYRFKNLQTHYRKARSSRAPGTCPFYQEMDALMSPWTLAGTFDALEDFRFPSQMGSRGWREVKSFGMTISGTFGKLPVQRIPTGEKPYKCPEYGKGFSDPSNLTSHQRVHAGEKPYKCGECWKSFSQSSSLTMHQRVHTGEKPHKCSECGKRFTNSLCFSAHRQTRAGEKPYQCPECRKRFSKSSTLTSHQRIHTGEKPYACLECGKSFSDHSNLITHRRIHSGERPYECGECGKSFSQSSSLIIHQRIHTGEKPYECAECGRRFNNSSHFSAHWRTHVTEARSVVGMSLKHQV, from the exons ATGG AGACTGATAAATCTAATACCAAAGTCAGTGCTATCAAGGATGAGTTTCTAGAGCCCAGAGAGGATACTGTATTAAAGCTCGTCTTAGGAAGATG GGAGCAGGAGGAAACCCCACAGAGCGCAGATCTTCAGCGCCCCAGAGAGGAGGAAAGCGCCAGGGACTCCGCAGCGGGTGGGGGAAGAGTCCAGCCTGGCCCCTTGCCCATCGCAAGAAAAGCCAAGACCTGGGAGGTGCTGGAGTGGCAGGGCCTGGAGGATGAGAAGGTGGCAGGTGTGCACCGGGACtatgaggaaaccaagattttTTTGGGAATTCTCAGTGAGTCCTGGATCCGTGAGAAATTGCGCACCTGCCACCGGAACCGCCAGGTGTACCGGCTGGTGGCCAAGCGGCTACGCGAGCGCGGCTTCCCGCGGACCCTGGAACAGTGTCGCTACCGCTTCAAAAACCTCCAGACCCACTACCGCAAAGCCAGGAGCAGCCGGGCGCCGGGCACCTGCCCCTTCTACCAGGAGATGGACGCCCTGATGAGCCCCTGGACCCTTGCCGGCACCTTTGACGCCTTAGAG GATTTCCGGTTCCCCAGCCAGATGGGGTCTCGAGGCTGGAGAGAAGTGAAGAGCTTTGGAATGACGATCTCTGGGACTTTTGGGAAACTTCCTGTTCAG AGAATCCCCACCGGGGAGAAGCCCTACAAATGCCCTGAATATGGGAAGGGCTTCAGTGATCCTTCTAACCTCACATCACATCAGAGAGTCCACGCTGGAGAGAAGCCCTATAAATGTGGGGAGTGCTGGAAAAGCTTCAGCCAGAGCTCCAGCCTTACTATGCACCAGAGAGTCCACACAGGGGAGAAACCCCATAAGTGCAGCGAGTGTGGGAAGAGGTTCACCAATAGCTTGTGCTTCAGTGCACACCGGCAAACACGTGCAGGCGAAAAACCCTACCAGTGCCCCGAGTGCAGGAAAAGGTTCAGCAAGAGTTCCACGCTCACCAGTCATCAGAGGatccacacaggagagaaaccctatgcaTGTCTCGAGTGCGGGAAAAGTTTCAGCGACCACTCAAACCTCATTACCCACCGGCGAATTCACAGTGGAGAGAGACCCTATGAATGCGGGGAGTGTGGGAAAAGCTTCAGTCAGAGCTCCAGTCTCATCATCCACCAGAGAATCCACAccggagagaaaccctatgagtgTGCTGAATGTGGGAGGCGATTCAACAACAGCTCACATTTTAGTGCGCATTGGAGGACCCATGTGACAGAGGCTCGAAGTGTAGTAGGAATGTCTTTAAAGCACCAAGTCTAA